One genomic window of Elaeis guineensis isolate ETL-2024a chromosome 2, EG11, whole genome shotgun sequence includes the following:
- the LOC105056286 gene encoding alpha-dioxygenase PIOX: MCLCLFHPFIHPDFLEVLSRMSLCDKLSFLFVHTLDRLKLWHKLPVLLGLIYLERRRALHDKYNLLNVGEMDGTPFNPEDYPYRTMNGDYNDPENSKAGSQLTFFGRNMPPMEQKDELTSPDPMVVATKLLARRTYKDTGKQFNLIAASWIQFMVHDWIDHLEDTQQVELTAPPEVANECPLKSFKFYQTKEIGTNRKGIKTGHKNIRTPWWDGSAIYGSEAKKAAKVRTFVDGKLKIGANNLLEHDSEGIAISGDIRNSWAGVSTLQALFIKEHNAVCDALKAEYPNLSDEELYRYARLVTSAVIAKVHTIDWTVELLKTNTMNAAMHGNWYGLLGKTIKNIFGNIGGPVFSGLVGLKEPNNHGVPYSLTEEFTGVYRMHSLLPDSLKLRNIDSNPGPNKSPEYLEDIKMEDLVGIRGESTLSKVGFERLLVSMGHQACGALELWNYPWFFRNLVPQNVDGTKRPDHMDMPALEVYRDRERSIPRYNQFRRGLLMIPISKWEDLTDDHEAVETLREVYGDDVEKLDLLVGLMAEKKIEGFAISETAFFIFIIMASRRLEADRFFTSYFNEKTYTKKGFKWVNATESLRDVIQRHYPNIAEKWMNSTSAFSVWDAAPNSFNPIPLLLRCPG, from the exons ATGTGCCTGTGCCTGTTCCATCCCTTCATCCACCCAGACTTCCTTGAGGTCCTCTCGAGGATGTCCCTCTGTGATAAGCTTAGCTTTCTA TTCGTGCACACCTTGGATAGGCTGAAGTTATGGCACAAGCTACCTGTTCTCCTGGGTTTGATCTACCTGGAGAGACGTCGAGCTCTCCACGATAAGTACAACCTCCTCAACGTCGGCGAGATGGACGGGACTCCTTTCAATCCTGAAGACTATCCTTACCGGACGATGAATGGAGACTATAATGATCCAGAGAACAGTAAGGCTGGCAGCCAGCTTACGTTCTTTGGGAGGAACATGCCTCCTATGGAGCAGAAGGACGAG CTAACGAGCCCTGATCCGATGGTGGTGGCCACAAAACTTTTAGCTCGGAGGACTTACAAGGATACCGGCAAGCAGTTCAACTTGATAGCAGCTTCTTGGATTCAGTTCATGGTGCATGACTGGATCGACCATCTTGAGGACACTCAGCAG GTAGAACTTACAGCTCCACCAGAAGTGGCTAATGAATGCCCACTCAAGTCATTTAAGTTCTATCAAACAAAGGAGATTGGGACTAATAGAAAGGGGATTAAGACTGGCCATAAAAATATCCGGACCCCCTGGTG GGATGGAAGTGCTATTTATGGGAGTGAAGCAAAGAAGGCAGCAAAGGTGAGGACCTTTGTCGATGGGAAATTGAAGATTGGAGCTAACAACCTTCTGGAACATGACAGCGAAGGAATAGCTATATCCGGAGACATCCGTAATAGCTGGGCTGGAGTGTCAACTTTGCAAGCCCTTTTCATTAAAGAGCATAATGCTGTCTGTGATGCACTTAAG GCAGAATATCCCAATTTAAGTGATGAAGAGTTGTATCGCTATGCTAGACTGGTGACATCTGCAGTAATTGCAAAGGTTCACACAATTGATTGGACTGTAGAGCTTCTTAAGACTAACACAATGAATGCAGCGATGCATGGAAATTG GTATGGATTGTTAGGAAAAACTATTAAGAATATCTTTGGGAACATAGGGGGACCAGTTTTTTCTGGGCTTGTGGGATTGAAGGAGCCAAACAATCATGGAGTTCCATATTCCTTGACCGAGGAGTTCACAGGTGTTTATAGAATGCACTCACTTCTTCCAGACAGCCTCAAACTTAGGAACATCGATAGCAATCCCGGACCAAACAAATCTCCCGAATACCTTGAAGA CATCAAAATGGAGGATCTTGTCGGCATAAGAGGAGAATCAACTTTAAGCAAGGTTGGATTTGAAAGGCTGTTAGTATCAATGGGCCACCAAGCATGTGGTGCTCTTGAGCTATGGAACTACCCTTGGTTCTTCAGAAACCTTGTTCCACAAAATGTTGATGGAACTAAAAGGCCAGATCACATGGACATGCCCGCCCTTGAAG TTTATCGAGACAGGGAAAGAAGTATACCAAGGTACAATCAATTCAGAAGGGGCTTACTAATGATTCCCATATCCAAATGGGAGGATTTAACTGATGACCATGAAGCagttgaaactctgagagaagtaTATGGTGATGATGTTGAGAAGTTGGATCTTCTAGTAGGTCTTATGGCAGAGAAGAAAATCGAGGGATTTGCCATCAGTGAAACTGCtttctttattttcattataaTGGCATCAAG GAGGTTGGAAGCTGACCGTTTCTTCACAAGCTATTTCAACGAAAAGACATACACAAAGAAGGGCTTTAAGTGGGTAAACGCTACAGAGAGTTTAAGAGATGTCATCCAACGCCACTATCCAAATATTGCTGAGAAATGGATGAATTCTACCAGTGCTTTTTCTGTGTGGGATGCTGCACCAAACTCCTTCAATCCCATCCCTCTCCTTCTCCGGTGTCCAGGTTAA